One Paraburkholderia kururiensis DNA window includes the following coding sequences:
- a CDS encoding SDR family NAD(P)-dependent oxidoreductase, translated as MSSPANASERVAATSGTGGAYANYPSLVDRTVLVTGGATGIGASFVEHFAAQGARVAFFDIDATAGAALADELGDSRHRPLFLPCDLTDIDALRAAVADVKAALGPVEVLVNNAANDRRHKTEEVTPESFDAGIAVNLRHQFFAAQAVIDDMKAAQRGSIVNLGSISWMLKQGGFPVYVMCKSAVQGLTRGLARELGPFGIRVNTLVPGWVMTEKQKRLWLDDAGRRAIKEGQCIDGELLPADLARMALFLAADDSRMITAQDIVVDGGWA; from the coding sequence ATGTCTTCTCCCGCCAACGCAAGCGAGCGCGTAGCCGCAACGAGCGGTACGGGCGGCGCGTACGCGAACTATCCGAGTCTGGTCGATCGCACGGTGCTCGTCACCGGCGGCGCAACCGGCATCGGCGCGTCATTCGTCGAGCACTTCGCCGCGCAGGGCGCGCGCGTCGCGTTTTTCGACATCGACGCGACCGCGGGCGCCGCGCTGGCCGACGAACTCGGCGACTCGCGCCACCGTCCGCTGTTTCTGCCCTGCGATCTCACCGACATCGACGCGCTGCGCGCCGCCGTCGCCGACGTGAAAGCGGCGCTGGGCCCCGTCGAGGTGCTCGTCAACAATGCCGCGAACGATCGCCGCCACAAGACCGAAGAGGTCACGCCCGAATCGTTCGACGCGGGCATCGCGGTGAACCTGCGTCACCAGTTCTTCGCGGCGCAGGCCGTGATCGACGACATGAAGGCGGCGCAGCGCGGCTCCATCGTGAACCTGGGGTCGATCAGCTGGATGCTCAAGCAAGGCGGCTTCCCTGTGTACGTGATGTGCAAGTCCGCGGTGCAGGGCCTCACGCGCGGCCTCGCACGCGAGCTGGGGCCGTTCGGCATTCGCGTGAACACGCTCGTGCCGGGCTGGGTGATGACCGAAAAGCAGAAACGCCTGTGGCTGGACGATGCGGGCCGGCGTGCGATCAAGGAAGGCCAGTGCATCGACGGCGAGTTGCTGCCCGCCGATCTGGCTCGCATGGCGCTGTTCCTCGCCGCCGACGACAGCCGCATGATCACCGCGCAGGACATCGTGGTGGACGGAGGCTGGGCATGA